The following proteins come from a genomic window of Pirellula staleyi DSM 6068:
- a CDS encoding IS5 family transposase, with product MKHTTGKSYPSDVTDAEWEFLLPYLSLMREDVSQRAYSLRDQFNAMRYVVKTGIQWDFLPHEMPPWRAVYQQMRRWFEAGVFEEIAQDLRLMVRLLEGRDEQPTAVIMDARTLQSTPESGGRAGYDGAKKKKGSKANIAVDTLGNLLAVYITAANEQDRDQVAILSQRVQEVTGSNVEIAYVDQGYTGAAAAEQAEASSIRLQVIKHTETKRGFVLLPRRWVVERTFGWLSRFRRLARDYERLTVTLTNFHWLAFLTILLAKIYRQSQ from the coding sequence ATGAAACACACGACAGGGAAGTCGTATCCCAGCGACGTAACGGATGCGGAGTGGGAATTCCTGCTCCCCTACTTAAGCCTCATGCGCGAGGATGTGTCGCAGCGTGCCTATTCACTGCGCGACCAGTTTAACGCCATGCGCTACGTGGTGAAAACAGGAATCCAGTGGGACTTCCTGCCGCATGAAATGCCTCCGTGGCGGGCCGTCTATCAACAAATGCGACGCTGGTTCGAAGCGGGAGTCTTTGAGGAAATTGCGCAAGACCTCAGGCTGATGGTGCGTCTTTTGGAAGGACGTGACGAACAGCCAACCGCTGTGATCATGGATGCTCGAACGCTGCAATCGACTCCTGAAAGTGGAGGCCGCGCGGGATACGACGGCGCGAAGAAAAAGAAGGGTTCGAAGGCCAATATTGCCGTCGATACACTGGGAAATCTGCTGGCGGTTTACATCACTGCAGCCAATGAGCAAGACCGCGACCAAGTCGCCATCCTCTCGCAGAGAGTGCAAGAGGTGACGGGCAGCAACGTGGAGATAGCGTACGTCGATCAAGGCTATACGGGCGCCGCAGCAGCCGAGCAGGCTGAAGCATCCTCGATAAGATTACAAGTTATAAAACATACCGAGACCAAGCGAGGCTTTGTCCTATTGCCACGCCGCTGGGTTGTTGAGCGCACCTTTGGTTGGCTGAGTCGCTTCCGCCGTCTCGCGCGTGATTATGAGAGACTCACCGTCACGCTCACCAACTTCCACTGGCTCGCCTTCCTCACCATACTCCTCGCAAAAATCTACAGACAAAGTCAATAA
- a CDS encoding TIGR03986 family CRISPR-associated RAMP protein, whose product MTTQIATRYQLKSRWKITGTLTTTSPMHIGSGDSTTHPQLVNEASETDSTIAHKSIEVAAIVRDFQGKPIIPGSALKGVLRSWAEKRYTNYRPQISKIFGDLDCSTPQARSGRAVFRNAILIPPKDDLITRYKNFVPYWRTDKLAGILSHVCIDRHNGTASANKLFFEEFLPEGISFKVEIFAEQLDESDVQLLLSVLVHGVSDDSEPIQFGSNTANGWGQVSWSDVFVSRNIDNSHVELDLNTLSFRQRCNNLTIDALPAPPPPDHIKTIPLLFQCRGPFLVNDGSRVKRKEMSEAEKERHRNFTPLRRADGSVWLPASSFRGVLRSRAEFILRSLDPSATGDPNKPLSKDNPIEKIFGMTGHASRLQIDEFSSSTTDPKLRHQDFVAIDRFTGGAADTAKFDAEYADHPTFSSRLRLNTHGLSESDIAILAATLRDLTRGDLQFGFGVAKGYGELVGNWTTDAEAWARKQLQHLPVAKRSEIPNSSGPSPSPTKANVIEGKLIFQKIRGEDKPVRRLVYRNKKNEWTTQAPTPIVFASLPQSLQTNTSPEIEVDFEWASPNKPTRVRERGTHLRIAARHNFAANQANDYFAHAYYFLRHEERRNLGGNGKPSAWPNDLADRNPYGHERYQEGCYSGTISVRLTTKTPLLLCDDLTRRETQPGHYEYDMRGDDEGNPILHSSSVRGMLRSAYEAITNSRMGVFTGHDDRLGLRMQTQEGLALVPCRIESGKVVLLPGTSQITVSRPSGPMYAAWLPAYPETGALRLSNTGNLPQHRQHVSCWIELWERTPWVEVRNDINHGRFAEDKKFSYWKVVAIAPHGQHLSKPSSSSECPRIDGTNHHTPKGEPIRFIENGYVCSTNYNFDKKHDERVFFVDNSSELTPIPLSESLVQQWGNLIRNYRLNEDLAKDKKRPGALTKAGWSRHMKDDRELTLADGSLAYARLDAKGSVIELFPVMIARKLYPRSPWCSTPRSLLPATSRSMLSPADRLFGWVNQECVDKDSPAYRSQLRVGVVECKTNEAIRSFNVPMVVPILSQPKPSQGRFYLGDKTGRTQPPGGSKEDRGYSGTNRIRGPKVYPHHAAFSLDRVGKSAGQAGNQNRSITGCVREGVEFKFNLHVLNLSRLEVSALFWLLTLPPSHYLRLGLGKPLGFGSVSCEIVNTETRISDGSDWIASLKEWDALPPGIDATAIQSMAAEYESQIGEVNPTLMQSFLQIAKGFGCVETGYPPSPDSRTLGGEHFKWFAANERNRAGARSLPDPSDNDPLLPKML is encoded by the coding sequence ATGACCACTCAAATAGCGACTCGGTATCAGCTGAAGTCACGCTGGAAGATCACCGGAACCCTAACCACAACTAGTCCGATGCATATCGGGAGTGGTGATTCGACCACCCATCCGCAGCTTGTAAACGAAGCTTCTGAAACCGATAGCACTATCGCCCACAAATCAATAGAAGTGGCTGCAATTGTTCGTGACTTCCAAGGTAAGCCCATCATTCCGGGCTCAGCGCTAAAAGGTGTGCTTCGGAGTTGGGCTGAGAAACGGTACACCAACTATCGTCCCCAGATCAGCAAGATCTTTGGAGACCTTGACTGCAGTACTCCCCAAGCTCGCTCGGGTCGTGCGGTATTCAGAAATGCGATACTGATCCCACCTAAGGACGACTTAATAACTAGATACAAAAACTTTGTCCCCTATTGGCGAACTGATAAGTTAGCTGGAATACTCAGTCATGTTTGCATTGATCGCCACAACGGTACTGCGTCCGCCAATAAACTATTCTTCGAGGAGTTCTTGCCCGAGGGGATTTCCTTTAAGGTTGAGATTTTTGCCGAGCAGCTTGATGAATCGGACGTTCAATTATTGCTAAGCGTTCTAGTTCATGGCGTTTCCGATGACAGTGAACCAATACAATTTGGTTCGAACACGGCCAATGGCTGGGGGCAAGTATCGTGGAGCGATGTGTTCGTATCTCGCAATATCGATAACTCACATGTTGAATTGGATCTAAACACGCTTTCATTTAGACAGCGGTGTAACAATCTAACAATCGATGCGTTGCCGGCGCCACCTCCACCCGATCACATTAAGACTATTCCACTCTTGTTTCAGTGCCGGGGCCCTTTTCTGGTCAACGACGGGTCGCGAGTGAAGAGGAAGGAAATGAGTGAGGCCGAGAAAGAGCGGCACCGGAACTTTACCCCTCTGAGACGCGCCGACGGCAGCGTATGGTTGCCAGCGTCGTCGTTTCGAGGAGTTCTGCGTAGCCGAGCAGAATTCATTCTTCGCTCGCTCGATCCTAGCGCAACAGGCGATCCCAACAAGCCACTCAGCAAAGACAACCCCATTGAAAAGATCTTCGGCATGACCGGCCACGCCAGCCGTCTGCAAATCGACGAGTTTAGTAGTTCAACCACTGACCCTAAGCTGCGGCATCAAGACTTTGTTGCGATTGACCGATTCACCGGAGGTGCTGCAGACACCGCAAAGTTCGACGCCGAGTATGCTGACCACCCCACCTTTTCGAGCCGACTCCGCCTCAACACCCATGGGCTTTCCGAATCAGATATTGCGATTCTTGCTGCTACGTTGCGGGACTTGACGAGAGGAGACCTGCAGTTTGGCTTTGGAGTCGCGAAGGGTTATGGCGAATTAGTGGGCAATTGGACAACTGACGCAGAGGCCTGGGCACGAAAACAACTGCAGCATCTTCCAGTCGCAAAACGCTCGGAGATTCCAAATAGCTCAGGCCCTAGCCCCTCGCCTACTAAGGCAAATGTCATCGAGGGCAAACTTATATTTCAAAAGATCAGGGGTGAGGACAAGCCCGTACGTCGCCTAGTGTATCGAAACAAAAAAAACGAATGGACAACCCAGGCTCCCACACCGATCGTGTTCGCCTCACTGCCGCAGTCACTGCAAACCAACACGAGTCCAGAAATAGAAGTCGATTTCGAATGGGCGAGTCCAAACAAGCCCACAAGAGTTCGAGAGCGCGGCACGCACCTACGAATCGCGGCAAGGCATAATTTTGCTGCAAACCAAGCAAATGACTATTTTGCTCACGCTTACTACTTCCTGCGACACGAAGAAAGAAGAAACCTAGGTGGGAATGGCAAGCCATCGGCCTGGCCAAATGATTTGGCAGACCGAAATCCCTATGGACATGAGCGTTATCAAGAGGGGTGTTATTCAGGAACAATAAGTGTTCGATTGACGACGAAGACGCCTCTCCTACTGTGCGACGATCTCACTCGCCGTGAAACGCAACCTGGGCACTATGAGTACGATATGAGGGGCGATGATGAAGGGAACCCGATTCTTCACTCATCGTCAGTTCGAGGAATGCTACGCAGTGCCTATGAGGCAATCACGAACTCCCGAATGGGGGTGTTTACAGGACACGATGACCGACTTGGGTTGCGAATGCAGACCCAAGAGGGGCTCGCACTAGTACCCTGTCGGATCGAGAGCGGAAAAGTTGTCCTCCTTCCAGGTACGTCCCAGATTACTGTTTCTAGGCCGAGTGGTCCAATGTATGCCGCGTGGCTACCGGCATATCCTGAAACGGGAGCATTAAGGCTCAGCAATACAGGGAATCTACCCCAACACCGTCAACACGTGAGCTGTTGGATTGAGCTTTGGGAGCGAACTCCATGGGTGGAAGTTCGCAACGATATAAACCATGGTCGGTTTGCTGAAGATAAAAAGTTTAGCTATTGGAAGGTTGTGGCGATCGCACCGCACGGACAACATCTCAGCAAACCCTCTAGCTCAAGCGAATGCCCTCGAATTGATGGCACAAATCATCACACTCCTAAAGGCGAACCGATTCGTTTTATTGAGAATGGCTATGTCTGCTCTACCAACTACAACTTTGATAAGAAACATGACGAAAGAGTCTTCTTTGTTGACAATAGTAGTGAGTTAACACCGATTCCCCTATCAGAATCGCTTGTTCAGCAGTGGGGGAACCTAATTCGTAATTATCGACTGAACGAAGATCTAGCTAAGGATAAAAAACGGCCTGGGGCCCTCACGAAGGCTGGTTGGTCTCGGCATATGAAAGATGATCGAGAGCTTACCTTAGCCGATGGCAGCTTGGCCTACGCGCGACTCGATGCGAAAGGTAGTGTCATCGAGCTCTTCCCGGTGATGATTGCGCGAAAACTGTATCCACGCAGCCCTTGGTGTTCGACTCCGCGTTCACTTCTGCCGGCTACGAGTCGTTCTATGCTTTCGCCTGCAGATCGGCTGTTTGGTTGGGTCAATCAGGAATGCGTGGATAAAGACAGCCCTGCTTACCGTTCGCAATTGAGAGTGGGAGTTGTTGAATGCAAAACAAATGAGGCAATTAGATCATTCAATGTGCCGATGGTGGTTCCAATACTATCTCAACCCAAACCTTCCCAGGGAAGGTTCTACCTAGGCGACAAGACAGGGCGCACACAGCCCCCCGGAGGATCGAAAGAAGATCGTGGATATTCAGGGACCAATCGAATTCGTGGTCCTAAGGTTTACCCTCACCATGCGGCGTTTTCGCTAGATAGAGTTGGAAAGTCAGCTGGGCAAGCTGGAAATCAGAATCGTTCCATTACTGGCTGTGTTAGAGAGGGTGTCGAGTTCAAATTTAATCTACATGTTCTTAATCTGTCTCGACTGGAAGTCTCTGCCCTTTTTTGGTTGCTAACCTTGCCGCCGAGTCACTATCTGCGACTCGGCCTGGGAAAGCCGCTTGGCTTCGGAAGTGTGAGCTGTGAGATCGTTAACACTGAAACTCGCATCTCCGATGGAAGCGACTGGATTGCTTCGCTTAAGGAGTGGGATGCATTACCGCCTGGAATTGATGCTACCGCAATTCAGTCGATGGCTGCAGAGTATGAATCCCAGATTGGAGAAGTCAATCCCACTCTCATGCAATCGTTTTTGCAAATAGCAAAAGGTTTTGGATGTGTTGAAACTGGATATCCACCAAGTCCCGACTCAAGAACGCTAGGTGGCGAGCATTTTAAGTGGTTTGCAGCGAATGAACGCAATAGAGCCGGAGCGAGGTCACTTCCTGACCCATCGGATAATGATCCGTTATTGCCAAAGATGCTATAG
- a CDS encoding arylsulfatase — translation MNLTKLELWAAVLLVAFTAVASQAADRQPNIVHIVADDLGWKDVGFNGCTEIKTPNIDALAKGGAKFSQFYVQNMCTPTRACLMTGRFPYRYGLQTIVIPTAAGYGLDTSEYLMPQCLGDAGYKTAIIGKWHLGHADQKYWPKQRGFDYQYGAMIGELDYFTHDEHGVLDWFRDNKPVHEQGYTTTLIGDDAVKYIHGQDGKKPFYLYLTFNAPHTPYQAPKEYITKYLNIAEPTRRTYAAMVDCLDENIGKVVAALDQKGLRENTLIFFHSDNGGTKDKMFAGQMADMSKVVLPCDNGPYRNGKGSLFEGGSRVCALANWPGKIKAQTVDGMIHAVDLYPTFAALAGASIAKCKPLDGTNVWDTIAEGKPSPRTEFFYSIEPFRAGLRQGDWKLIWRTMLPSSVDLYNLAEDPYEKNNIAAAHPDKVATMQARIETASKDAAKPLAVGWIVSEAMKSAVPLLPNQEGLLSDEDGANLKPKIGTAH, via the coding sequence ATGAACCTAACCAAACTCGAACTATGGGCCGCCGTGCTACTCGTCGCGTTCACCGCGGTGGCTTCGCAAGCGGCAGACAGGCAACCAAACATCGTCCACATCGTGGCCGACGATCTCGGCTGGAAGGACGTCGGCTTCAACGGCTGCACTGAAATTAAGACGCCGAACATAGACGCGCTCGCAAAGGGCGGGGCGAAGTTCTCGCAGTTCTACGTGCAGAACATGTGCACACCCACACGTGCGTGTCTGATGACCGGCCGCTTTCCCTACCGCTACGGCCTGCAGACAATCGTCATTCCCACCGCTGCCGGTTACGGACTCGACACGAGTGAGTATCTAATGCCCCAATGCCTGGGCGACGCCGGCTACAAGACCGCTATCATCGGCAAATGGCATCTCGGCCACGCGGACCAGAAGTACTGGCCCAAGCAACGCGGTTTCGATTACCAATACGGCGCGATGATCGGTGAGCTGGATTACTTCACTCACGACGAACACGGCGTGCTTGACTGGTTCCGCGATAACAAGCCCGTCCACGAACAAGGCTACACCACCACGCTCATTGGCGACGACGCGGTGAAATACATCCACGGCCAGGATGGCAAGAAGCCGTTCTACCTCTACCTCACCTTCAACGCCCCGCACACACCGTATCAGGCGCCGAAGGAATACATCACCAAGTATTTGAACATCGCCGAGCCGACACGCCGCACTTACGCTGCCATGGTAGACTGCCTTGATGAAAACATCGGCAAAGTCGTCGCCGCGCTCGACCAGAAGGGGCTCCGCGAAAACACGCTCATCTTTTTCCATAGCGACAACGGCGGCACGAAGGACAAGATGTTCGCCGGTCAGATGGCGGACATGTCGAAGGTCGTGCTCCCGTGCGATAATGGTCCCTATCGCAACGGCAAAGGCTCGCTCTTCGAAGGCGGCAGTCGCGTGTGTGCGCTGGCCAACTGGCCGGGCAAGATCAAGGCTCAGACCGTGGACGGCATGATCCACGCCGTGGACCTTTATCCCACATTCGCTGCGCTGGCCGGCGCCTCCATCGCCAAGTGCAAGCCGCTCGATGGTACGAACGTCTGGGACACCATCGCCGAAGGAAAACCGTCGCCACGCACGGAATTCTTCTACAGCATCGAGCCGTTTCGCGCCGGCCTACGGCAGGGTGACTGGAAGCTCATCTGGCGCACGATGTTGCCCAGCAGCGTTGACCTCTACAACCTGGCCGAAGACCCCTACGAGAAGAACAACATTGCTGCTGCGCATCCGGACAAAGTCGCGACGATGCAGGCCCGCATCGAAACTGCCAGCAAGGACGCCGCCAAGCCGTTGGCGGTCGGCTGGATTGTGTCTGAGGCCATGAAATCTGCCGTCCCGCTCTTGCCCAACCAAGAGGGACTTCTTTCGGACGAGGACGGCGCCAACCTGAAGCCGAAGATCGGAACAGCTCACTAA
- the cas2 gene encoding CRISPR-associated endonuclease Cas2 yields the protein MSLYLASYDISDDKRRAKVARFLLQFGARLQKSVFEIDLDPDEIAEFRRDVGSILSQKDLFVLVPVDERGSRSTLSWQRELRRMDAVIVL from the coding sequence ATGAGCCTCTACTTGGCCAGCTACGACATTTCGGACGACAAACGGAGAGCGAAAGTCGCCCGATTCCTACTACAGTTTGGCGCTCGACTTCAGAAGTCGGTTTTTGAGATCGACCTCGATCCCGATGAGATTGCAGAGTTTCGCCGGGACGTTGGCTCGATCCTGTCACAAAAGGACTTGTTTGTGTTGGTGCCAGTCGATGAACGTGGCAGCCGATCCACTCTCTCGTGGCAACGTGAATTGAGGCGGATGGATGCAGTGATCGTCCTTTAG